The genome window ATACGGATGCCTTAATAGAGGAAGCAATTGCAGGAGTAGAAATTATAAATTTACCTTAAAAAGAGAATTATATTCTCTTTTTTACTTTTTGCGACAAAAGGATACAAAATTCTTTGAAGGAGAAATTATATTTTTAGAGAAGATATTAGGGAATAGAAGTTAGGAGGGAAAAAGATGATATTATCATTGTCGCTTAATAACAAAACACTTATAGTAAAAATACGGGGGGAGTTAGATCATCATACTGCTGAGGAAATTCGTAATGAAATTGATCATGAATTAGATAATAATGCAGTGAAAAATATTTTGTTTGATTTTTCAGAGCTTAGCTTTATGGATAGTTCTGGAATAGGGGTATTGATGGGAAGATATAAGAAGATTTTACAAAGGAATGGACAAGCCGGAGTTTATCAAATAAACTCCCAAGTTAGAAGAGTGTTTGAGATATCAGGATTATTGAGAATACTTAAAGAATTTGAAAGCAAAGAACAAGCATTGGAGAATATATAAAGGAGTGCATAAAATGGAATTTAGAAATGAGATGAAGGTAGAGTTTATTAGCAAATCTCAAAATGAAGCATTTGCTAGAGTAGTAGTATCAGCATTCATTGCC of Irregularibacter muris contains these proteins:
- the spoIIAA gene encoding anti-sigma F factor antagonist, with the protein product MILSLSLNNKTLIVKIRGELDHHTAEEIRNEIDHELDNNAVKNILFDFSELSFMDSSGIGVLMGRYKKILQRNGQAGVYQINSQVRRVFEISGLLRILKEFESKEQALENI